One segment of Methylocella silvestris BL2 DNA contains the following:
- a CDS encoding VOC family protein — MSKIVTCLWFDNGEARKAAEFYAATFPDSRVGQAHQAASDYPCGKAGDELTVEFTVLGQAFVGLNGGPVFSPNEAVSFQVMTDDQAETDRYWNAITKNGGRESQCGWCKDRWGFSWQIVPRVLVAALGEADRAAAKRAMDAMMTMGRIDIARIEAARAG, encoded by the coding sequence ATGAGCAAGATCGTCACCTGCCTGTGGTTCGACAATGGAGAGGCGCGTAAGGCGGCAGAGTTCTATGCGGCGACGTTTCCCGACAGCCGTGTCGGACAAGCGCATCAAGCAGCGTCCGACTATCCCTGCGGCAAGGCGGGCGATGAGTTGACGGTCGAATTCACCGTGCTCGGCCAGGCCTTCGTCGGCCTGAATGGCGGGCCGGTCTTCTCGCCGAACGAGGCGGTGAGCTTTCAGGTGATGACCGACGATCAGGCGGAAACCGACCGTTATTGGAATGCGATCACCAAGAACGGCGGCCGCGAAAGCCAATGCGGCTGGTGCAAGGATCGTTGGGGATTTTCCTGGCAGATCGTGCCGCGGGTGTTGGTCGCCGCGCTGGGCGAGGCCGATCGCGCCGCCGCGAAGCGGGCGATGGACGCCATGATGACCATGGGACGAATCGACATCGCCAGGATCGAGGCGGCGCGGGCAGGATAG
- the recG gene encoding ATP-dependent DNA helicase RecG, producing MRPSILNPLFASAASLPGVGPKTGKLLDRLFGVGEARVLDLLFHLPAGVVDRRTRAKIAEAPLDAIVVIEVMVVEHRPARGKGPTRVLVEDETGDILLVFFLTNHNWIERSLPVGAKRWVSGKLEIWDGHRQMVHPDRVLDAEGLAKMAPVEPVYPLTDGLSQRLLAKAVDGALARLPALPDWGGMPAQLNFVQALAAAHRPQTPEDILPEAAARKKLASDEMLAGQLALGLMRARERRMPGRASAGDGRIAQKIRAALPFSLTRGQEQALAEIRADLSSESRMLRLLQGDVGSGKTLVALLAMASCVEAGRQAALMAPTEILARQHFASLQRFAEPGGLRLALLTGRDKGVSRDKTLRALASGEIDILIGTHALFQQGVDFRDLALAVVDEQHRFGVRQRLALGDKGERTDILAMTATPIPRSLVLTYFGDMEISTIREKPVGRQPIETRALPTERLGELIERLSAALAAGAQAYWVCPLVEESEALDVAAAQERFEDLQKFFGPAVGLIHGKMKGKDKDAAMEAFLAGTTKILVATTVIEVGVDAPQASIIVIEHAERFGLAQLHQLRGRVGRGSAKSACILLYKGPLGETAKARIEILRESEDGFRIAEEDLRLRGEGEVLGQKQSGLPGFRLADPAAHADLLVEARREAQRIVAENPKLEGEKGEALRLLLNIFERAEAIRLLGAG from the coding sequence ATGCGTCCCTCGATCCTGAACCCGCTCTTCGCCTCGGCGGCGAGTCTGCCGGGCGTTGGCCCGAAAACCGGCAAGCTGCTCGACCGGCTGTTCGGGGTTGGCGAGGCGCGGGTGCTTGATCTTCTGTTTCATCTGCCCGCCGGCGTCGTCGACCGCCGCACGCGGGCCAAGATCGCCGAGGCGCCGCTCGACGCGATTGTCGTCATCGAGGTCATGGTGGTCGAGCATCGGCCGGCGCGCGGCAAGGGCCCGACCCGCGTGCTGGTCGAGGACGAAACCGGCGATATTCTGCTCGTCTTCTTCCTGACCAACCACAATTGGATCGAAAGAAGCCTGCCTGTCGGCGCAAAACGCTGGGTGTCCGGAAAACTAGAGATTTGGGACGGCCACCGCCAGATGGTCCATCCCGACCGGGTGCTCGACGCCGAGGGCCTCGCCAAAATGGCCCCAGTCGAGCCGGTCTATCCGCTGACCGATGGCCTCAGCCAGCGTCTCCTTGCCAAGGCCGTCGATGGCGCGCTGGCGCGGCTTCCGGCCCTGCCCGATTGGGGCGGCATGCCGGCGCAGCTCAATTTTGTGCAGGCGCTCGCCGCAGCGCATCGGCCGCAGACGCCCGAAGACATTCTGCCCGAAGCGGCCGCGCGCAAAAAACTCGCCTCCGACGAAATGCTCGCGGGCCAGTTGGCGCTTGGCCTGATGCGCGCGCGCGAGCGCCGCATGCCCGGCCGCGCCAGCGCCGGAGACGGCCGAATCGCGCAAAAAATCCGCGCCGCGCTGCCATTCAGCCTGACGCGCGGACAGGAGCAGGCGCTCGCCGAGATCCGCGCCGATCTTTCGAGCGAGAGCCGCATGCTGCGCCTGCTGCAAGGCGACGTCGGCTCCGGCAAGACGCTGGTCGCCTTGCTCGCCATGGCGAGCTGCGTCGAGGCCGGGCGGCAGGCGGCGCTGATGGCGCCCACGGAAATTCTGGCGCGCCAGCATTTCGCCAGCCTCCAGCGTTTCGCCGAGCCGGGCGGGCTAAGACTGGCGCTGCTCACCGGCCGCGACAAGGGCGTCTCGCGCGACAAGACGCTGCGGGCGCTGGCGTCTGGCGAAATCGACATCCTCATCGGCACCCATGCGCTGTTTCAGCAGGGCGTCGATTTTCGCGATCTCGCGCTGGCGGTGGTCGACGAGCAGCACCGTTTCGGCGTGCGCCAGCGGCTGGCGCTCGGCGACAAGGGCGAGCGGACGGATATTCTCGCCATGACCGCGACGCCGATTCCGCGCAGTCTGGTGCTCACCTATTTCGGCGACATGGAGATTTCGACGATCCGCGAAAAGCCGGTGGGACGCCAGCCTATCGAGACGCGCGCGCTGCCAACCGAGCGCCTCGGCGAATTGATCGAGCGACTTTCGGCCGCGCTTGCCGCCGGCGCGCAGGCCTATTGGGTTTGCCCGCTCGTGGAGGAAAGCGAGGCGCTCGACGTCGCCGCCGCGCAGGAGCGGTTTGAAGATCTACAGAAATTCTTCGGGCCGGCGGTCGGCCTCATCCACGGCAAGATGAAGGGCAAGGACAAGGACGCCGCGATGGAGGCGTTTCTCGCCGGAACGACGAAAATCCTCGTCGCCACCACGGTGATCGAAGTCGGGGTTGACGCCCCACAGGCCAGCATCATCGTCATCGAACACGCCGAGCGCTTCGGCCTTGCGCAATTGCACCAGCTGCGCGGACGCGTCGGCCGGGGCTCCGCGAAATCCGCCTGCATTCTGCTCTACAAAGGCCCGCTCGGCGAGACGGCCAAGGCCCGTATCGAAATCTTGCGCGAGAGCGAGGACGGGTTTCGCATTGCCGAGGAAGATTTGCGCCTGCGCGGCGAGGGCGAGGTTTTGGGCCAGAAACAATCGGGCCTGCCGGGATTTCGCCTCGCCGACCCGGCCGCCCACGCGGATTTGCTGGTCGAGGCGCGGCGCGAGGCGCAAAGGATCGTTGCGGAAAACCCGAAACTTGAAGGGGAAAAGGGCGAGGCGCTGCGGCTGCTGTTGAATATTTTCGAGCGCGCCGAGGCGATCCGGCTGTTAGGGGCGGGATGA
- a CDS encoding MFS transporter, protein MRAILQNLIHVTDAAAAKAGFVDARARREYVQLAGAAFLISFMYSHAALLAVVFAREGFDLHAIGLLLSLYAAPVILFTFLSGAIAARIGVLNTCRLAILLMLIGFFSLRYTAGAFWPAMASRMAQGIGQGLLLSSFVTYGQSRLNASRFVYLIALFTSMFAVAQAFAPPFGAMILNAYGAPAMFLEGSIPAVLALVLTFGLRPIPRPAPGRGLDLSAAWRRENIGSFAAVFVNGAMFGFTAAYLAALLEAEALPIGAFFLASTTTLFASRFLAMGIFETIERRLLVAGGFLSQAASFVLIGLAGQSWLIVIAGILFGAGYSVVYPVLSAAISKHLDPSERAGPQALLNTAFNIGIFLMPYPQALIIAHLGFRAAALVLAGLAFVSALALIATALLHQALRSSRP, encoded by the coding sequence TTGCGCGCGATTCTTCAAAATCTGATTCATGTGACCGACGCGGCCGCGGCGAAAGCCGGCTTCGTCGACGCGCGGGCGCGCCGCGAATATGTCCAGCTCGCCGGCGCCGCCTTTCTGATTTCCTTCATGTATTCGCACGCCGCGCTGCTCGCGGTGGTTTTCGCGCGTGAAGGGTTTGATCTTCATGCCATCGGCCTGCTGCTGTCGCTCTACGCCGCCCCGGTCATCCTGTTCACCTTTCTGTCGGGGGCGATCGCCGCGCGGATCGGCGTGCTCAATACGTGCCGGCTCGCAATTCTGCTGATGCTGATCGGCTTTTTCAGCCTGCGCTACACCGCTGGCGCCTTCTGGCCGGCGATGGCCTCGCGCATGGCGCAGGGGATCGGACAGGGGCTGCTGCTCAGTTCCTTCGTCACCTATGGGCAGAGCCGCCTCAACGCGAGCCGGTTCGTTTATCTGATCGCCCTGTTCACCAGCATGTTCGCCGTGGCGCAGGCGTTCGCGCCGCCGTTCGGGGCGATGATCCTCAACGCCTATGGCGCGCCGGCGATGTTTCTGGAGGGCTCGATTCCCGCCGTTCTTGCCCTCGTTCTGACCTTTGGGCTGCGGCCAATCCCGCGCCCCGCGCCCGGCCGCGGGCTCGATCTTTCTGCGGCGTGGCGGCGCGAAAACATCGGCTCGTTCGCCGCCGTCTTCGTCAATGGGGCGATGTTCGGCTTTACCGCCGCCTATCTCGCCGCGCTGCTCGAGGCCGAGGCGCTGCCGATCGGTGCGTTCTTCCTCGCCTCGACGACCACCTTGTTCGCGAGCCGCTTTCTCGCCATGGGGATTTTCGAGACGATCGAGCGCCGGCTGCTGGTCGCGGGCGGATTTCTGTCGCAGGCTGCGAGCTTCGTGCTGATCGGGTTGGCCGGCCAGTCCTGGCTGATCGTCATCGCCGGCATTCTGTTCGGCGCGGGCTATAGCGTCGTCTATCCGGTGCTGTCGGCGGCGATCAGCAAACATCTCGACCCGTCCGAGCGCGCCGGGCCGCAGGCGCTGCTGAATACGGCGTTCAACATCGGGATTTTCCTGATGCCGTACCCGCAGGCGCTGATCATCGCCCATCTCGGTTTCCGGGCGGCGGCGCTGGTGCTGGCCGGGCTGGCATTCGTTTCGGCTTTGGCGTTGATTGCAACGGCGCTTTTGCACCAGGCGCTTCGCTCATCCCGCCCCTAA
- a CDS encoding DNA polymerase III subunit chi, producing the protein MEIWFYHLQRQSLDQALPALIEKSLEKGWRVVVQATSEERLAALDQHLWTYRDDSFLAHGRSVDGDGDLQPVYLSTGAENPNGARLRIFIEGAPIAASLDAGPYERALSAFNGNDADELAAARTQWKELKDRGFALSYWQQNEAGRWEKKA; encoded by the coding sequence ATGGAGATCTGGTTCTATCACTTGCAGCGCCAGAGCCTCGATCAGGCGCTTCCGGCCCTGATCGAGAAATCGCTCGAAAAGGGCTGGCGCGTCGTCGTGCAGGCGACGAGCGAGGAGCGGCTCGCCGCCCTCGACCAGCATCTTTGGACCTATCGCGACGACAGTTTTCTGGCTCATGGCCGCTCCGTCGACGGCGACGGCGATCTGCAGCCGGTCTATCTTTCGACCGGCGCCGAGAATCCCAATGGCGCGCGCCTGCGCATTTTTATCGAGGGCGCCCCAATTGCGGCGTCTCTCGACGCCGGCCCCTACGAGCGCGCGCTCTCCGCCTTCAACGGCAATGACGCGGACGAACTCGCCGCCGCCCGGACGCAGTGGAAAGAGCTGAAAGATCGGGGATTCGCCTTGAGCTATTGGCAGCAGAACGAGGCCGGGCGCTGGGAGAAAAAGGCGTGA
- a CDS encoding ABC-F family ATP-binding cassette domain-containing protein: MIRLEKISKQNGRQLLFIEASASLQRGEKIGLVGPNGAGKTTLFRMITGEEQPDEGQISTDRGVAIGHFSQDVGEMSGGSVVGEVMNGAGPVSAVAAELRELEAGLGDPDRAEEMEALIERYGEAQARFEDLDGYALEGRAREVLAGLSFSQEMMDGDVASLSGGWRMRVALARILLMDPDVMLLDEPSNHLDLESLIWLESFLKTFEGALLMTSHDREFMNRIVGKVVEIDGGALTTYSGDYAFYEQQRALNETQQQAQFERQQAMLAKEIKFIERFKARASHAAQVQSRVKKLDKIERVEPPRRRQSVAFEFQPAPRSGDDVVSLEKVHKRYGGRNIYEALDFSVRRKERWCVMGVNGAGKSTLLKLVTNATQPDAGKVTLGGTVKLGYFAQHAMDLLDGEATIFENLEAAFPRAGQGSLRALAGCFGFSGDDVEKRCRVLSGGEKARLVMAKMLFDPPNFLVLDEPTNHLDIDTKAMLIAALSQFEGAMLFVSHDRHFLAALSNRVLELTPDGVEQYGGGYTEYVARTGQEAPGLRS, encoded by the coding sequence ATGATACGCCTCGAAAAAATCAGCAAGCAGAACGGCAGGCAGCTCCTCTTCATCGAAGCGTCCGCTTCCCTCCAGCGCGGCGAGAAGATCGGCCTCGTCGGTCCGAACGGCGCCGGCAAGACGACGCTGTTTCGGATGATCACCGGGGAGGAGCAGCCGGACGAAGGCCAGATCTCCACCGATCGCGGCGTCGCCATCGGCCATTTCAGCCAGGATGTGGGCGAAATGTCCGGCGGCAGCGTGGTCGGCGAGGTGATGAACGGCGCGGGCCCGGTCAGCGCCGTCGCCGCCGAGCTGAGGGAGCTCGAGGCTGGCCTCGGCGACCCGGATCGGGCGGAGGAGATGGAAGCGCTGATCGAGCGCTATGGCGAGGCGCAGGCGCGGTTCGAAGATCTCGACGGCTATGCCCTTGAGGGCCGGGCGCGGGAGGTTCTCGCCGGCCTCAGCTTCAGCCAGGAGATGATGGACGGCGATGTCGCGTCCCTTTCCGGCGGCTGGAGGATGCGGGTCGCGCTGGCCCGCATCCTCCTTATGGATCCGGACGTGATGCTGCTCGACGAGCCTAGCAACCATCTCGATCTTGAAAGCTTGATCTGGCTCGAATCCTTCCTGAAAACCTTTGAGGGCGCGCTTCTCATGACCTCGCACGACCGCGAGTTCATGAATCGCATCGTCGGCAAGGTGGTGGAGATCGACGGGGGCGCGTTGACGACCTATTCGGGCGACTATGCGTTCTACGAGCAGCAGCGCGCCTTGAACGAGACGCAGCAGCAGGCGCAGTTCGAGCGTCAGCAGGCCATGCTCGCCAAGGAGATCAAGTTCATCGAGCGTTTCAAGGCGCGCGCCTCGCACGCCGCGCAGGTGCAGAGCCGAGTGAAAAAACTCGACAAGATCGAGCGCGTGGAGCCGCCGCGCCGGCGCCAGAGCGTGGCGTTCGAGTTCCAGCCCGCGCCCCGGTCGGGCGACGATGTTGTGAGCCTTGAAAAGGTGCACAAGCGCTACGGCGGCCGGAACATCTACGAAGCGCTCGATTTTTCCGTGCGGCGCAAGGAGCGCTGGTGTGTGATGGGGGTCAACGGCGCCGGCAAGTCGACGCTGTTGAAGCTGGTGACCAATGCGACGCAGCCGGATGCGGGCAAGGTGACGCTGGGCGGGACCGTCAAGCTTGGCTATTTTGCGCAGCACGCCATGGATCTCCTCGACGGCGAGGCGACCATTTTCGAAAATCTTGAGGCCGCGTTCCCGCGCGCCGGACAGGGCTCGCTGCGCGCGCTCGCGGGCTGCTTCGGTTTTTCCGGCGATGACGTCGAGAAGCGCTGCCGCGTGCTCTCGGGCGGGGAGAAGGCGCGGCTCGTCATGGCCAAGATGTTGTTCGATCCGCCGAATTTTCTGGTTCTTGACGAGCCGACGAACCATCTCGATATCGACACGAAGGCTATGCTGATCGCCGCGCTGTCACAATTTGAGGGCGCCATGCTTTTTGTCTCGCATGATCGGCATTTCCTCGCGGCCCTGTCCAATCGCGTGTTGGAGCTGACGCCCGATGGCGTCGAGCAATATGGCGGCGGCTATACGGAATATGTCGCTCGAACCGGACAGGAAGCCCCCGGCTTACGGAGCTAA
- the lptG gene encoding LPS export ABC transporter permease LptG, which yields MIGWTLGRYFSARFLTLILAVFVTICGMVFVVDFVEMLRRTTDLPDASPRSVALLAMLRAPSASEQLMPFCVLCGSMAAFLDLTRKLELLIARAVGVSVWGFLVPPIAIAIVIGIGSVMLFNPVSAAMKQRADKIEVEIFGRLTQQNADADIWIRQKSVDGDAIIKARTMSRDGSRLTKPTVYIYDDHDKFEAEVEAEHAQLSDGVWRFEQARILMPGEETIETSVYLLASNLTPAQVARGPISPQSVAFWDLDAARRQTDRAGLDSTAYKLQFQSLLARPLLFVAMVLIAAAFSLRFFRFGGIEKMVGGGVAAGFVLYVATKLVGDLGGAGLVSAPVAAWSPAVIASMLGALALLNQEDG from the coding sequence ATGATCGGCTGGACCCTCGGCCGCTATTTTTCGGCGCGCTTCCTGACGCTGATCCTCGCGGTCTTCGTGACGATCTGCGGCATGGTGTTCGTCGTCGATTTCGTCGAGATGCTGCGCCGCACCACCGACCTCCCCGACGCCTCGCCGCGGTCGGTCGCCCTGCTGGCGATGCTGAGAGCGCCGTCCGCTTCTGAGCAATTGATGCCTTTTTGCGTTCTCTGCGGCTCCATGGCCGCCTTTCTTGACCTTACCCGCAAGCTGGAGCTCCTGATCGCCCGCGCCGTCGGCGTCTCGGTCTGGGGCTTTCTCGTCCCGCCGATCGCGATCGCGATCGTCATCGGGATCGGCTCCGTCATGCTCTTCAACCCCGTCTCTGCCGCCATGAAGCAGCGCGCCGACAAGATCGAGGTGGAGATCTTCGGCCGCCTGACGCAGCAGAACGCCGACGCCGATATCTGGATCCGGCAGAAAAGCGTCGATGGCGACGCTATTATCAAGGCGAGAACTATGTCGCGCGACGGTTCGCGCCTGACAAAGCCGACCGTCTATATCTATGACGATCACGATAAGTTTGAGGCTGAGGTCGAGGCGGAACACGCGCAATTGAGCGACGGGGTGTGGCGCTTCGAGCAGGCGCGCATCCTCATGCCGGGCGAAGAGACGATCGAGACCAGCGTTTATCTGCTCGCCTCGAACCTGACCCCGGCCCAGGTGGCGCGGGGACCGATCTCGCCGCAATCTGTCGCATTTTGGGACCTTGACGCCGCGCGGCGTCAAACCGACAGGGCGGGACTCGACTCCACGGCGTATAAGCTGCAATTTCAATCGCTTTTGGCGCGACCGCTGCTGTTCGTCGCGATGGTTCTGATCGCTGCGGCCTTTTCCTTAAGGTTTTTCCGATTTGGTGGAATCGAGAAAATGGTTGGCGGTGGCGTGGCGGCTGGCTTCGTGCTTTATGTGGCGACCAAGCTGGTCGGCGACCTCGGCGGCGCGGGCCTTGTCAGCGCCCCCGTGGCCGCCTGGTCGCCTGCCGTTATCGCGAGCATGCTTGGCGCGCTCGCCTTGTTGAATCAGGAGGATGGGTGA
- a CDS encoding leucyl aminopeptidase, producing MPPSVKIQFAPLDKLALAAPGASGAPSDSAKSAQTLVIFAGPDLKLGAATLKLIGAEAEALIRRGAATAKFKGKVSSALDLIAPAGIAADRLLVIGAPGEEAAEQKTPEAGKPEAAAPAKPAAPPTLSDYANLGGVVGGKLGRGAAATIVFDLPRAPEDAAAAAAEFALGLQLRDYRFDRYKTKKKDDADENGVSEIVVALADPEAAREKAAGREAVAAGVITARSLVNEPANILFPEEFAARAKELEKLGVEVEILDEPAMQALGMGALLGVGQGSSRQSRVVVMRWRGAGEGGDSKPIAFVGKGVTFDTGGISIKPAAGMEDMKGDMAGAACVVGLIEALAARKAKVDAIGAIGLVENMPGPDAQRPGDIVKSMSGQTIEIINTDAEGRLVLGDVLWYVQDRFKPKFMIDLATLTGAVLVALGQEHAGLFTNDDDLGEKLLAAGKATGEKLWRLPLAPAYDKMIDSKFADMKNTGGRHAGSITAAQFLQRFVNGTPWAHLDIAGTGMSSPSSDVNQSWGSGFGVRLLDRLVSDNYES from the coding sequence ATGCCGCCATCCGTAAAAATTCAGTTCGCGCCTTTGGACAAGCTGGCGTTGGCCGCGCCCGGCGCGAGCGGAGCCCCGAGCGATTCGGCCAAATCGGCGCAAACGCTGGTGATCTTCGCCGGGCCCGATCTGAAGCTCGGGGCGGCAACGCTGAAGCTTATCGGCGCGGAGGCGGAGGCGCTGATCCGGCGCGGCGCGGCCACGGCCAAATTCAAGGGAAAAGTCTCCTCGGCGCTGGATCTGATCGCGCCGGCGGGCATTGCCGCCGACCGGCTGCTGGTGATCGGCGCGCCAGGCGAGGAGGCCGCCGAGCAGAAGACGCCCGAGGCCGGCAAGCCTGAGGCGGCGGCTCCCGCGAAACCGGCAGCCCCGCCGACCCTCTCCGATTACGCCAACCTCGGCGGCGTCGTCGGCGGCAAGCTTGGACGCGGCGCCGCGGCGACGATTGTGTTCGACCTGCCGCGCGCCCCCGAGGACGCCGCGGCGGCGGCGGCGGAATTCGCGCTTGGCCTGCAACTGCGCGACTATCGCTTCGACCGCTACAAGACCAAGAAAAAGGACGACGCCGACGAGAATGGCGTCAGCGAGATCGTCGTCGCGCTTGCCGATCCCGAGGCGGCGCGTGAAAAGGCCGCAGGCCGGGAAGCGGTCGCCGCGGGCGTCATCACCGCCCGTTCGCTGGTCAATGAGCCGGCCAATATTCTCTTTCCCGAAGAATTCGCCGCGCGCGCCAAGGAGCTCGAAAAGCTGGGCGTCGAGGTCGAGATTCTCGACGAGCCGGCGATGCAGGCGCTCGGCATGGGCGCCCTGCTCGGCGTCGGTCAGGGCTCGTCGAGGCAAAGCCGGGTCGTCGTCATGCGCTGGCGCGGCGCCGGCGAGGGCGGCGACTCGAAGCCGATCGCCTTCGTCGGCAAAGGCGTCACCTTCGACACCGGCGGCATTTCGATCAAGCCGGCCGCCGGCATGGAGGACATGAAGGGCGATATGGCCGGCGCCGCCTGCGTCGTCGGGCTGATCGAGGCGCTTGCCGCGCGCAAGGCCAAGGTCGACGCCATCGGCGCCATTGGCCTCGTCGAGAACATGCCGGGGCCGGACGCGCAGCGTCCGGGCGACATCGTCAAATCCATGTCGGGCCAGACCATCGAAATCATCAACACCGACGCGGAAGGGCGCCTCGTGCTTGGCGACGTGCTCTGGTATGTGCAAGACCGCTTCAAGCCGAAATTTATGATCGACCTTGCGACCTTGACCGGCGCCGTGCTCGTCGCGCTCGGCCAAGAGCACGCGGGGCTCTTCACCAATGACGACGACCTTGGCGAAAAGCTCCTCGCCGCCGGCAAGGCGACCGGCGAAAAGCTCTGGCGCCTGCCGCTCGCCCCCGCATATGACAAGATGATCGATTCGAAATTCGCCGACATGAAGAACACGGGCGGGCGCCACGCCGGCTCGATCACGGCGGCGCAGTTCCTGCAGCGCTTCGTCAACGGGACGCCCTGGGCTCACCTCGATATCGCCGGCACGGGCATGAGCTCGCCGTCGAGCGACGTCAATCAGAGCTGGGGCTCGGGCTTTGGCGTGCGGCTGCTCGACCGTCTCGTCTCGGACAATTACGAATCCTGA
- a CDS encoding class I SAM-dependent methyltransferase, whose product MSGEAPRDAAFAARRAQARLELDALDPAKGGAPDPDPLRRNWFQAVYALAQNDPARVPWANLAPHPLVKSFVSFQLAGLNGLRLLDVGCGLGDNAECFAQAGADVTAFDLVEEATDWAKRRFAGSKVAYCAADLFAPPQDWRGNFDFINECYTLQALAPSLLGDAFEALAALLAPGGKLFLIARARDEEADPASGPPWPLPPSVFTQAAKAGLTPLVIEDIAATAEVLGRHWRALLRRSNGA is encoded by the coding sequence GTGAGCGGCGAGGCTCCGCGCGACGCCGCCTTCGCCGCGCGGCGGGCGCAGGCCCGGCTGGAGCTCGATGCGCTGGACCCCGCCAAGGGCGGCGCGCCGGACCCCGACCCGCTGCGGCGAAACTGGTTCCAGGCGGTCTATGCGCTCGCGCAAAATGATCCGGCGCGGGTGCCCTGGGCCAATCTTGCGCCGCATCCGCTGGTCAAATCCTTCGTCAGCTTTCAGCTTGCCGGGCTTAACGGGCTGCGTCTTCTCGACGTCGGCTGCGGGCTTGGCGACAATGCCGAATGTTTTGCGCAGGCCGGCGCTGATGTGACGGCGTTCGATCTCGTCGAAGAGGCCACGGATTGGGCGAAGCGCCGGTTTGCCGGCTCAAAGGTCGCCTATTGCGCCGCCGATCTGTTCGCGCCGCCGCAAGACTGGCGCGGAAATTTCGATTTTATCAATGAATGCTACACCTTGCAGGCGCTGGCTCCCTCCCTGCTTGGCGACGCCTTTGAGGCGCTGGCCGCGCTGCTCGCCCCGGGTGGAAAGCTTTTTCTGATCGCGCGCGCGCGCGACGAGGAGGCCGATCCGGCGTCGGGACCGCCCTGGCCGCTGCCGCCGTCGGTTTTCACCCAGGCCGCCAAGGCCGGGCTGACGCCGCTCGTCATTGAGGACATTGCGGCGACCGCGGAGGTTCTCGGCCGGCACTGGCGCGCGCTGCTGCGGCGCTCCAACGGCGCCTAG